A genomic window from Campylobacter magnus includes:
- the galU gene encoding UTP--glucose-1-phosphate uridylyltransferase GalU yields MLNTCLFPAAGYGTRFLPATKSLPKEMLPILTKPLIHYGVDEALEAGMRNMAFVTGRGKRALEDYFDISYELEHQIAGSKKEYLLTEIRELMSACSFSFTRQNEMKGLGHAIYSGKNLVGDEAFGVILADDLCINEDGAGVMSQMSAIYEKYRCSVVAVMEVNDESIQNYGVVAGKGIDGDLVMISDMIEKPEPAKAPTNLAIIGRYILTPDIFEVLSTTAPGKNGEIQITDALLKQAQNGMVLAYKFKGKRFDCGSVAGFVEATNYFYNLEKKC; encoded by the coding sequence ATGCTAAATACTTGTCTATTTCCAGCAGCAGGCTATGGCACTCGTTTTTTGCCTGCTACAAAGTCTTTGCCAAAAGAAATGCTGCCGATTTTAACAAAACCACTCATCCACTACGGCGTAGATGAAGCCCTAGAGGCTGGCATGCGAAATATGGCGTTTGTTACAGGTCGTGGAAAGCGCGCTTTAGAGGACTACTTTGACATCAGCTACGAGCTAGAACACCAAATAGCAGGCAGCAAAAAAGAGTATTTGCTAACTGAGATTAGAGAGCTTATGAGTGCGTGCAGCTTTAGTTTTACTCGCCAAAATGAGATGAAGGGTCTTGGGCATGCGATTTATAGTGGCAAAAATCTAGTAGGTGATGAGGCCTTTGGCGTGATACTAGCTGATGATTTGTGTATAAACGAAGACGGGGCTGGCGTAATGAGCCAAATGAGCGCAATATACGAAAAATACCGCTGCAGCGTGGTAGCTGTCATGGAGGTAAATGATGAGAGCATCCAAAACTACGGTGTAGTAGCTGGCAAGGGCATCGATGGCGATCTAGTGATGATTAGCGATATGATAGAAAAGCCAGAGCCTGCCAAGGCTCCTACAAATCTAGCAATAATTGGCCGCTATATACTAACGCCTGATATCTTTGAGGTGCTTAGCACCACAGCACCAGGCAAAAACGGCGAAATACAAATCACAGACGCCTTGCTAAAACAAGCGCAAAACGGTATGGTTTTGGCATATAAATTCAAAGGCAAACGCTTTGATTGTGGCTCGGTGGCTGGCTTTGTAGAGGCTACAAACTATTTTTATAATTTAGAGAAAAAATGCTAG
- a CDS encoding glucose-6-phosphate isomerase codes for MLENTLHFEIAKSEQISAYARRMSDELGDIGYYGLPDIGKHESLERIKNKYKTKQNVVLIGVGGSSLGAKAISSMLGLEIIFIDNLDESVIKGALAKISLENSVFIISSKSGTTIETISIYKVLLAHFKPKDFSSFIFITDEGSPLENYAKSVGGELFFIPKNVGGRFSVLSNCGLVPLALAGADIKAILEGAKAMKERFLGQNDPLILQKAHHYATHPNAKINVLFSYDSRLKAFNEWYIQLWAESLGKRRGYKRMGLTPVGLVGSADQHSFLQLIMDGPKDKSVTFLKVAAKNEITVPDIKLEFLNSCDFANNLSVSFIQNSQSTATLQALKSENISVDEITLSRLDEWHAGALIYYYELLTSACGVMLGVNTYDQPGVELGKMLLKKMLSTK; via the coding sequence ATGCTAGAAAATACACTGCACTTTGAGATAGCAAAGAGTGAGCAAATCAGCGCATACGCAAGACGCATGAGCGATGAGCTAGGGGATATTGGATATTATGGTCTGCCTGATATTGGCAAGCATGAGAGCTTAGAGCGTATAAAAAATAAGTATAAAACTAAGCAAAATGTCGTGCTAATCGGCGTTGGCGGATCTAGCCTTGGCGCAAAGGCGATATCTAGTATGCTAGGACTTGAAATAATTTTCATTGATAATCTTGATGAGAGCGTGATAAAAGGGGCTTTGGCTAAAATCAGCCTAGAAAACAGCGTTTTTATAATTTCAAGCAAATCAGGCACTACAATTGAGACTATTAGCATTTATAAGGTGCTTTTAGCGCACTTTAAGCCAAAAGATTTTAGCTCTTTTATTTTTATCACAGATGAGGGCTCGCCGCTTGAGAATTACGCAAAAAGCGTAGGTGGCGAGCTATTTTTTATCCCAAAAAATGTAGGCGGCAGATTTAGTGTGCTAAGTAACTGTGGGCTTGTGCCACTTGCTTTGGCTGGGGCTGATATAAAGGCGATTTTAGAAGGCGCAAAGGCTATGAAAGAGCGATTTTTAGGGCAAAATGACCCACTAATCCTACAAAAAGCCCATCACTACGCCACACATCCAAATGCTAAAATAAATGTGCTTTTTAGCTACGATAGCCGCTTAAAAGCCTTTAATGAGTGGTATATTCAGCTTTGGGCTGAGAGCCTTGGCAAAAGGCGTGGGTATAAGCGCATGGGACTTACGCCTGTGGGGCTTGTAGGCTCAGCTGATCAGCACTCGTTTTTACAGCTTATAATGGATGGGCCAAAAGATAAGAGCGTAACCTTTCTAAAAGTTGCTGCAAAAAATGAAATAACCGTGCCTGATATAAAACTAGAATTCCTAAATAGTTGCGATTTTGCAAATAATCTTAGCGTTTCATTTATCCAAAACTCGCAAAGCACAGCCACACTCCAAGCCCTAAAAAGCGAAAATATCAGCGTGGATGAGATTACACTTAGCAGGCTTGATGAGTGGCACGCAGGTGCGCTTATTTACTACTACGAGCTTTTAACCTCAGCTTGTGGTGTGATGCTTGGGGTCAATACCTACGACCAGCCAGGCGTAGAACTTGGCAAAATGCTACTTAAAAAAATGCTAAGCACTAAATAA